The genome window ATAGCTTCCCCGCTTACCTGACCAATGTGATTACAGGGGGTAAGAAACCTGCCAAACGGGTGAGCCCAAACGTATACTACCCAATCTCTATAAACAGCAGTTGTGTGGCCGATGAAAATCCTCATACCCCTTCTGATTGGCGGAATTTTTTCGTCTGTTCTTTCTATTCTCTTCCTGAGCTCTTATTACCGATTGATGATTAAGGCCAATAAGACCATTGGAACGATCACCTCGTTTGATCGAAGTGATTCGTTCATACTGCGCCAGCTTTGGGTACCTATCGTTCGCTTTCAAACGCGAAACAATACTTGGATCGAGCGTCAGCCTGAGCATTCAGTATTCCATGAACTTAATTACTATAGCGTTCACCGAGCGGTGAGGGTTTATTACCGAGAAGACAACCCCGATCAATTTGTGATTGAAAGTAGCCTGGAGGTGTTTATGAACTGGATGATTATTATCCTTACCCTTGGGGGTATCGTCTGGTTTTTTGCCCACTAGAGGAGCCATTAAATGACTACTCTTACGTCTCACTTTGGGGTCGTATGCTACGGATAATAGTTGACAGATATTAAAACTGGCCGCCTAATTAAACACCCGGATTATGGAGCAACTGAATAAGACTTCATCTTCTCATTGTGAAGCGTATATACGAATACTGCGTTGTCTTAATTAGGAGCATTTTAAGAGACGTCGTCATACCATGCTGCTGTTTACTCGCTGGCCAACGCACTCTCCTCGACCATTGGCTACTGTTTTTGAGGAGCCGACACGCCAGCAGACACAGGAGCTCAATGT of Spirosoma agri contains these proteins:
- a CDS encoding DUF3592 domain-containing protein; this translates as MKILIPLLIGGIFSSVLSILFLSSYYRLMIKANKTIGTITSFDRSDSFILRQLWVPIVRFQTRNNTWIERQPEHSVFHELNYYSVHRAVRVYYREDNPDQFVIESSLEVFMNWMIIILTLGGIVWFFAH